From the Nonlabens marinus S1-08 genome, one window contains:
- the rpiB gene encoding ribose 5-phosphate isomerase B has protein sequence MNISIGNDHAGPDYKFAIVKFLEDQGHQITNHGTDTENSVDYPDFAHPVAQDIVKGKADLAIVICGSAQGVSMTVNKYEQVRGAVCWTKEIAGLARQHNDANILCIPARFTSIPQAVAMVETFIQTPFEGGRHEGRVKKISCS, from the coding sequence ATGAACATATCTATAGGTAATGATCACGCAGGTCCAGATTATAAGTTTGCTATTGTCAAATTTTTAGAAGATCAAGGACACCAAATCACTAATCACGGTACAGATACAGAAAACAGTGTGGATTATCCAGATTTCGCACATCCTGTAGCGCAAGATATAGTGAAAGGCAAAGCAGACCTAGCTATAGTTATTTGCGGCAGTGCACAAGGTGTTTCCATGACTGTTAATAAGTACGAACAGGTACGCGGTGCAGTTTGCTGGACTAAAGAAATTGCAGGACTAGCGCGTCAACATAATGATGCTAACATTCTATGTATACCTGCACGATTCACATCTATACCGCAGGCAGTGGCTATGGTAGAAACTTTCATTCAAACTCCATTTGAAGGCGGTAGACATGAGGGACGAGTGAAAAAAATAAGCTGTTCATAA